In Streptomyces sp. SLBN-118, the following are encoded in one genomic region:
- a CDS encoding collagenase has product MRSSPTTRQFARLLIGALIACLGLTLLTPTGQATPAGAKDLKPRSAPAPQPATPTSDATALAPDTARAMKPTMPVADRPPLRSIKDAVRRTKKAPKAAADCRVSDFTSKTGSALIEQIKDAETTCINTFFNVTGSNAKDLFREEQMVTVADALRDTAANYPGNNSTSAAQVVLYLRAGYYVQWNQPETVGDYGPALKSAIQGGLDAFYASPRAFDVNDGNGAVLSETVTLVDSSGENARFLSVVKRLLTGYDSSYDSSWSMVAAVNNTYTILFRGHQLPDFVSAVQADPTILTVLRDFAVAHDALLGTDKAYLTSNAGRELGRFLQHAALQPTVSPLARQLLDRSEITGRTAPLWIGVAEMTDEYDKANCSSYGTCDLQDRVREAVLKVKHTCGPSLTILAQQMTDTELSASCDSLLKQDAYFHGIVKDNGPVKDDNNTTLEVVAFDSSTDYKTYAGVLYGISTDNGGMYLEGDPAKAGNQPRFIAYEAEWLRPDFQIWNLNHEYTHYLDGRFDMYGDFAAGTTTPTVVWVEGFAEYISYSYRNVTYDKAITEAGKNTYKLSQLVDTTYDNSDTTRIYQWGYLAIRYLIQSHPQDVTTLLGHYRTGDWNAARTLLTSTIGTNYDADFASWLSKCAAGDCDAAKKAVTVVTVSNEY; this is encoded by the coding sequence ATGCGCAGTTCCCCCACAACACGACAGTTCGCTCGCCTACTGATAGGCGCGCTGATCGCCTGCCTGGGTCTCACCCTGCTCACCCCCACCGGGCAGGCCACCCCGGCCGGGGCCAAGGACCTCAAACCGAGGTCGGCCCCCGCCCCGCAGCCGGCCACCCCCACCTCGGATGCCACCGCGCTCGCCCCCGACACCGCGCGAGCGATGAAGCCGACCATGCCCGTGGCCGACCGTCCACCGCTCCGCAGTATCAAGGATGCTGTCCGGCGCACCAAGAAGGCACCGAAGGCCGCGGCGGACTGCCGGGTCAGCGACTTCACCTCGAAGACCGGCAGCGCCCTGATCGAGCAGATCAAGGACGCGGAAACCACCTGCATCAACACGTTCTTCAACGTGACCGGTTCGAACGCCAAAGATCTCTTCCGTGAGGAACAGATGGTCACGGTGGCGGACGCGCTGCGCGATACAGCGGCCAACTACCCTGGCAACAACAGCACTTCGGCCGCCCAGGTGGTGCTCTACCTGCGTGCCGGGTACTACGTGCAGTGGAATCAGCCGGAAACCGTCGGCGACTACGGCCCGGCGCTGAAGAGCGCCATCCAGGGCGGCCTGGATGCCTTCTACGCCTCACCCCGCGCCTTCGACGTCAACGACGGCAACGGCGCCGTCCTGTCCGAGACGGTCACCCTGGTCGACAGCTCCGGGGAGAACGCCCGCTTCCTCAGCGTGGTCAAGCGCCTGCTCACCGGCTACGACTCCTCGTACGACAGCTCCTGGTCGATGGTCGCGGCGGTCAACAACACCTACACCATCCTGTTCCGCGGCCACCAGCTTCCGGACTTCGTGTCCGCCGTGCAGGCCGATCCGACCATCCTCACCGTGCTGCGCGACTTCGCCGTCGCCCACGACGCCCTGCTCGGCACCGACAAGGCCTACCTGACCAGCAACGCCGGGCGTGAGCTGGGACGCTTCCTGCAGCACGCGGCGCTCCAGCCCACCGTCAGCCCGCTGGCCAGGCAACTGCTCGACCGCAGCGAGATCACCGGGCGCACCGCCCCGCTCTGGATCGGCGTGGCCGAGATGACGGACGAGTACGACAAGGCCAACTGCTCGTCCTACGGCACCTGCGACCTGCAGGACCGGGTGCGCGAAGCCGTCCTGAAGGTCAAGCACACCTGCGGTCCGAGCCTGACGATCCTCGCCCAGCAGATGACCGACACCGAGCTGTCGGCCAGCTGCGACAGCCTCCTCAAGCAGGACGCCTACTTCCACGGCATCGTCAAGGACAACGGGCCGGTCAAGGACGACAACAACACCACCCTCGAAGTGGTCGCCTTCGACTCCAGCACCGACTACAAGACCTACGCCGGGGTCCTCTACGGCATCTCCACGGACAACGGCGGCATGTACCTCGAGGGCGACCCGGCCAAGGCCGGGAACCAGCCGCGCTTCATCGCCTACGAGGCGGAGTGGCTGCGCCCCGACTTCCAGATCTGGAACCTCAACCACGAGTACACCCACTACCTCGACGGCCGCTTCGACATGTACGGCGACTTCGCAGCGGGGACGACCACCCCGACCGTGGTGTGGGTGGAGGGCTTCGCCGAGTACATCTCCTACTCGTACCGAAACGTCACCTACGACAAGGCGATCACCGAGGCGGGCAAGAACACCTACAAACTCAGCCAGCTCGTCGACACCACGTACGACAACTCCGACACCACCCGGATCTACCAGTGGGGCTACCTGGCCATCCGCTACCTGATCCAGTCCCACCCCCAGGACGTGACCACCCTGCTCGGCCACTACCGCACCGGCGACTGGAACGCCGCCCGCACCCTGCTCACCAGCACCATCGGCACCAACTACGACGCCGACTTCGCAAGCTGGCTGAGCAAGTGCGCCGCCGGCGACTGCGACGCTGCCAAGAAAGCGGTAACAGTGGTGACGGTCAGCAACGAGTACTGA
- a CDS encoding molybdopterin-binding protein, producing MQSYTIGQAARLLGVSPDTARRWADAGRIATHRDDGGRRLIDGRDLAAFSVEVAQGGIGEEDSCYTSARNAFPGIVTAVKLGDVAAQVEIQAGPHRLVSLLTREAVEELGLEVGMQATARVKSTSVHIDRT from the coding sequence ATGCAGTCCTACACCATCGGACAGGCGGCACGTCTGCTCGGCGTCAGTCCCGACACCGCGCGCCGCTGGGCGGATGCCGGCCGGATCGCGACCCACCGCGACGACGGCGGCCGCCGCCTCATCGACGGCCGCGATCTGGCCGCCTTCTCCGTCGAGGTCGCCCAAGGCGGCATCGGCGAGGAGGACTCCTGCTACACCTCCGCCCGCAACGCCTTCCCCGGCATCGTCACCGCCGTAAAGCTCGGCGACGTAGCCGCGCAGGTCGAGATCCAGGCAGGCCCGCACAGGCTCGTCTCACTCCTGACCCGCGAGGCCGTGGAGGAACTGGGGCTGGAGGTCGGCATGCAAGCCACCGCCCGCGTGAAGTCGACCAGCGTGCACATCGACCGCACCTGA
- the modA gene encoding molybdate ABC transporter substrate-binding protein, whose translation MSLTFTRRRAAAAVLTAALLVPLSACGNDDSEKDTGSAKASGAATGAPQANLTVLAAVSLTDVFKKAGAAYEKKNPGTKITFAFAGSQELVAQVKQGAPADALVTADTKSMNGVKADAATSTVIARNRLVIATVQGNPHKVDELKDLADSKLKVVLAAPEVPAGKYSKKVLDAQKIAVKPVSQEPNVRAVLSKVELGEADAGLVYKTDAEAAPDKVDAVEIPDAQNAIAEYPAAALKQSKNAEAAAAFVAWLSTPEAQKILQDAGFQKP comes from the coding sequence ATGTCCCTCACGTTCACCAGACGCCGCGCCGCCGCTGCGGTCCTGACTGCTGCGCTCCTCGTTCCGCTCTCGGCATGCGGCAACGACGACTCCGAGAAGGACACCGGCAGCGCGAAGGCCAGCGGGGCGGCCACCGGTGCTCCCCAGGCCAACTTGACGGTGCTGGCAGCAGTTTCGCTGACCGACGTGTTCAAGAAGGCCGGCGCGGCGTACGAGAAGAAGAACCCGGGCACGAAGATCACGTTCGCCTTCGCCGGCTCCCAGGAACTTGTCGCCCAGGTCAAGCAGGGTGCCCCGGCCGACGCCCTGGTCACCGCCGACACCAAGAGCATGAACGGCGTGAAGGCGGACGCCGCCACCTCGACCGTCATCGCCAGGAACCGCCTCGTCATCGCGACCGTCCAGGGCAACCCGCACAAGGTCGACGAACTGAAGGACCTCGCGGATTCGAAGCTGAAGGTTGTGCTCGCCGCCCCCGAGGTGCCGGCCGGCAAGTACAGCAAGAAGGTCCTCGACGCCCAGAAGATCGCCGTAAAGCCCGTCTCGCAGGAGCCGAACGTCCGGGCGGTACTGAGCAAGGTCGAGCTCGGCGAGGCCGACGCGGGTCTCGTCTACAAGACGGACGCCGAAGCGGCCCCCGACAAGGTCGACGCCGTCGAGATCCCCGACGCGCAGAACGCCATCGCCGAATACCCGGCCGCCGCGCTGAAGCAGTCCAAGAACGCCGAGGCCGCCGCCGCGTTCGTTGCGTGGCTGTCCACGCCCGAGGCGCAGAAGATCCTCCAGGACGCGGGATTCCAGAAGCCGTAG
- a CDS encoding ABC transporter permease yields the protein MKRIRSRAPGPGTPIALAIPALLAIAFLMLPLIGILVRTQWGELADHLTTPGTTEALRLSLLVSLWALGLSVVLGVPLAWLLARVPFPGKSLVRSLVLLPMVLPPTVGGVALLLAFGRRGLLGPWLESTFGITLPFHTSGAVVAATFVAMPFLVISLEGALGGLRPRYEETAASLGASPVRVFFTVTMPMVAPGLIAGAALTWARALGEFGATITFAGNLPGTTQTLPLKVYLLLQDEPEAATSVSLLLLAIAMLVLVALRGRWAGTPAARRHVPGPPVDEAEPGVAPVPEPADEQRAAPQELWPLHTEVTGFNRLTLDAEPGTTIAVVGPNGAGKTTLLRALLGLTPRAHAELRLGGTDVTALPPHRRGVAWVPQDGALFPHMSALANTAYGLRAHDVPCAEARRSAQEWLDRLGVGHLAHRKPAQLSGGQAQRVALARALAARPRLLLLDEPLAALDQTTRAHVRHTLRRHLDGFGGVCLIVTHDPVEAVALADRVLVLDDGRALQDAPPTEVTRHPRSPWVARMLGRNAWPGTATAEGIQLTGGGTLVVADPLPAGIGALAIIAPEAVAVHRDKPSGSPRNVWPGTVREITTSGSRLRVLITSQQAPDLVAEITPQAAAELGLAEGTPVWTSVKATEATVVAL from the coding sequence ATGAAACGAATCCGCAGTCGCGCACCGGGCCCCGGCACGCCGATCGCCCTGGCGATCCCCGCGCTGCTCGCCATCGCGTTTCTGATGCTGCCCCTCATCGGGATCCTCGTCCGCACCCAGTGGGGCGAACTCGCGGACCATCTCACCACTCCGGGCACCACCGAGGCGCTGCGGCTGTCGCTGCTCGTCTCCCTCTGGGCTCTCGGGCTGTCCGTGGTCCTCGGCGTGCCGCTGGCGTGGCTGCTGGCACGTGTGCCGTTCCCGGGGAAGTCGCTCGTCCGGTCCCTCGTCCTGCTGCCCATGGTGCTGCCGCCCACGGTCGGCGGTGTCGCCCTGCTGCTCGCCTTCGGCCGCCGTGGACTGCTCGGCCCCTGGCTGGAGAGCACCTTCGGCATCACCCTGCCCTTCCACACATCCGGCGCGGTTGTCGCCGCTACGTTCGTGGCAATGCCGTTCCTCGTCATCAGCCTCGAAGGGGCACTGGGCGGGCTGCGTCCGAGGTACGAGGAGACTGCCGCGTCCCTCGGGGCCTCGCCGGTGCGGGTGTTCTTCACGGTCACGATGCCCATGGTCGCCCCCGGTCTCATCGCGGGAGCCGCCCTCACCTGGGCTCGGGCGCTGGGCGAGTTCGGCGCCACCATCACCTTCGCCGGCAACCTCCCCGGCACCACGCAGACGTTGCCTCTGAAGGTGTACCTGCTGCTCCAGGACGAGCCGGAGGCAGCGACATCGGTCTCTCTGCTGCTGCTAGCCATCGCGATGCTCGTACTCGTCGCGCTGCGCGGCCGCTGGGCCGGAACGCCCGCCGCCCGCAGGCACGTACCCGGACCCCCGGTGGACGAAGCCGAACCGGGTGTGGCCCCGGTCCCCGAGCCCGCCGACGAACAGCGCGCGGCTCCGCAGGAACTCTGGCCCCTGCACACCGAGGTCACCGGCTTCAACCGGCTCACCCTGGACGCCGAACCCGGCACCACCATCGCCGTCGTCGGCCCCAACGGCGCCGGAAAGACCACCCTGCTGCGCGCCCTCCTCGGCCTCACCCCACGCGCCCACGCCGAACTCCGGCTCGGCGGCACCGACGTCACCGCACTCCCCCCGCACCGCAGGGGCGTGGCCTGGGTCCCGCAGGACGGTGCCCTGTTCCCGCACATGAGCGCGCTGGCCAACACCGCCTACGGACTGCGCGCTCACGACGTCCCGTGCGCCGAGGCACGTCGCAGCGCCCAGGAGTGGCTCGACCGGCTCGGTGTCGGCCATCTCGCCCATCGCAAGCCGGCTCAGCTCTCCGGTGGTCAGGCCCAGCGTGTCGCGCTCGCCCGGGCCCTGGCCGCACGCCCCAGACTCCTCCTGCTCGACGAGCCGCTTGCCGCCCTCGACCAGACCACGCGCGCCCACGTCCGGCACACCCTGCGCCGTCATCTCGACGGTTTCGGCGGCGTCTGCCTGATCGTCACCCACGACCCCGTCGAAGCCGTCGCGCTCGCCGACCGGGTCCTCGTCCTCGACGACGGACGTGCCCTGCAGGACGCACCGCCCACCGAGGTCACTCGCCACCCCCGCTCCCCCTGGGTCGCCCGCATGCTCGGCCGCAACGCCTGGCCCGGCACCGCAACCGCCGAAGGCATCCAACTCACCGGCGGCGGCACGCTCGTCGTGGCGGACCCGCTCCCGGCCGGCATCGGCGCCCTCGCGATCATCGCTCCCGAAGCCGTCGCGGTGCACCGTGACAAGCCCAGCGGCAGCCCTCGCAACGTGTGGCCCGGCACCGTACGGGAGATCACCACCAGCGGGAGCCGGCTACGTGTCCTCATCACGTCGCAGCAGGCGCCGGACCTCGTCGCCGAGATCACCCCGCAGGCCGCCGCCGAACTCGGCCTCGCCGAGGGCACGCCCGTCTGGACCAGCGTCAAAGCGACTGAAGCAACCGTCGTGGCGCTCTGA
- a CDS encoding molybdopterin-dependent oxidoreductase gives MVLDIGSGPDGRRKVLKASGDKAHPAGFGRLCTKGATTADMLAAPGRLTTALVRTERGAEPIPAGVDEAITSTAQRLRTIIDEHGPDAFALYVSGQMSLEAQYLANKLAKGFVRTNQIESNSRLCMASAGSGYKLSLGADGPPGSYQDFELADVFFVIGSNMADCHPVLFLRLMERVKAGAKLIVVDPRRTATADKADLFLQIKPGTDLALLNGLLHLLHENGHTDAGFIAERTEGWEAMPEFLADYPPATVAEITGIPEADIRSAAEWIGTAGEWTSCWTMGLNQSTHGTWNTNALINLHLATGAICRPGSGPFSLTGQPNAMGGREMGYMGPGLPGQRSVLVDEDRAFVEELWNIEPGTLRKDGSGKGTVEMFQRMADGDIRACWIICTNPVASVANRRTVIEGLERAELVITQDVFAETETNAYADVVLPGALWAETEGVLINSERNLTLAQPALDPPGEAMADWRIIARIACAMGYERAFSYDSAEEIFEEIKRAANPKTGYDLRGVTYQRLRTTSVQWPAASAEGPDRNPIRYLAKDGGPVFPTASGRAVFFARPHIPAAEMPDDDYPFVLNTGRLQHQWHTLTKTGKVAKLNKLNPTPFVELHPEDAGRLGIVEGDSVEIASRRGRAVLPAVVTDRVRPGCCFAPFHWNDLFGEYLSINAVTSDAFDPISFQPEFKVCAVTLAKVAAPAAVTPSTPDIPVAEPAVIVPTTVQPGAASVFGLESTPPPVLAEHERQYLVGFLAGLGSGAPGVPVLPAGSPFSKEHARWVNGVLAGMYSRAPQTEEPTGQATSQGREVIVLWASQTGNAEEFAAATADRLTATGHRAALIGMDDTDPGSLPPAADLLLITSTFGDGDAPDNGSGFWDALTAADTPRMDGRRYAILAFGDSSYDDFCGHGRRLDQRLDELGAVRLLPRTDCEPDYEPSAQAWLDRILTNLTAQPGTGPAAAPPAAPVRSAKPAPVAARLTGNRLLSLPGAGKEVRRFTFDISESGTPLAYEAGDALGVHPVNCPDLVTEWLAVTGLDPAAAVDIAGIGEVSLTDALRRHLDITKLSPALLGFVTERTGDRELKKLLRPDNRGELAQWSWGRQAVDVITEHPVRATPQEWTGVLTRLLPRLYSISSSPLTDPHQVSLTVSVVRYESLNGRPRKGVCSPFLADAAADTPVPVFVQRSPHFRPPADADTPTVMVGPGTGVAPFIGFLEERRARGHRGPNWLFFGEQHRATDFYYEDELTAFLADGILTRLDTAFSRDQRAKIYVQDRMREHGPQLWSWLQGGAHFYVCGDAARMAKDVDQALRDIAVAHGGLDPDAAALYVKQLAADKRYVRDVY, from the coding sequence ATGGTTCTCGACATTGGGTCGGGCCCGGACGGCCGCCGCAAGGTGCTCAAGGCGTCGGGCGACAAGGCACACCCGGCCGGGTTCGGCCGGCTGTGCACCAAGGGCGCGACAACGGCCGACATGCTCGCTGCCCCCGGCCGGCTGACCACCGCACTCGTGCGCACCGAGCGCGGGGCCGAGCCGATACCCGCCGGTGTGGACGAGGCGATCACCAGCACGGCGCAGAGGCTGCGGACCATCATCGACGAGCACGGGCCCGACGCCTTCGCTCTTTATGTGTCCGGGCAGATGAGCCTGGAGGCCCAGTACCTGGCGAACAAGCTGGCCAAGGGCTTTGTCCGCACCAACCAGATCGAGTCCAACTCCCGACTGTGCATGGCCAGTGCCGGCAGCGGCTACAAGCTCTCCCTCGGCGCCGACGGCCCGCCCGGCTCCTATCAGGACTTCGAGCTTGCGGATGTCTTCTTCGTCATCGGCTCGAACATGGCCGACTGCCACCCGGTCCTCTTCCTGCGGCTGATGGAGCGGGTGAAGGCGGGAGCCAAGCTGATCGTCGTCGACCCCCGGCGCACCGCCACCGCCGACAAGGCGGACCTCTTCCTGCAGATCAAACCGGGAACCGACCTGGCTCTGCTCAACGGCCTCCTGCACCTCCTGCACGAGAACGGGCACACGGACGCCGGCTTCATCGCGGAGCGCACCGAAGGCTGGGAGGCGATGCCGGAATTCCTCGCCGACTACCCGCCCGCGACCGTCGCCGAGATCACCGGCATCCCAGAGGCCGACATCCGCTCGGCGGCGGAGTGGATCGGCACCGCGGGGGAGTGGACGAGCTGCTGGACCATGGGGCTCAACCAGTCCACCCATGGCACCTGGAACACCAACGCCCTGATCAATCTGCACCTGGCGACCGGCGCGATATGCCGCCCGGGCAGCGGCCCGTTCTCGCTCACCGGCCAGCCCAACGCCATGGGCGGTCGCGAGATGGGCTACATGGGCCCCGGGCTGCCCGGACAGCGGTCGGTGCTGGTCGACGAGGACCGTGCCTTCGTCGAGGAGCTGTGGAACATCGAGCCCGGCACGCTGCGCAAGGACGGATCCGGCAAGGGCACCGTCGAAATGTTCCAGCGAATGGCCGACGGCGACATCAGAGCCTGCTGGATCATCTGCACCAATCCCGTCGCCTCGGTCGCCAACCGCAGGACCGTCATCGAAGGGCTGGAGCGGGCCGAACTCGTCATCACTCAGGACGTGTTCGCCGAGACCGAGACCAACGCCTACGCCGACGTCGTGCTGCCCGGGGCTCTGTGGGCCGAGACCGAGGGCGTGCTGATCAACAGCGAACGCAACCTCACCCTTGCACAGCCGGCCCTGGACCCGCCGGGGGAGGCGATGGCGGACTGGCGGATCATCGCGCGTATCGCCTGCGCCATGGGTTACGAACGTGCCTTCTCCTACGACAGTGCCGAGGAGATCTTCGAGGAGATCAAGCGCGCCGCGAACCCGAAGACCGGGTACGACCTGCGGGGAGTGACCTACCAACGGCTGCGCACCACATCGGTGCAGTGGCCCGCCGCGAGTGCCGAAGGCCCCGACCGCAACCCCATCCGCTACCTGGCAAAGGACGGCGGTCCCGTGTTCCCGACGGCGAGCGGCCGCGCGGTCTTCTTCGCCCGCCCGCACATTCCGGCCGCCGAAATGCCCGACGACGACTACCCGTTCGTCCTCAACACCGGGCGGCTCCAGCACCAATGGCACACCCTCACCAAGACCGGAAAGGTCGCCAAGCTCAACAAGCTCAACCCGACGCCGTTCGTCGAGCTCCACCCCGAGGACGCCGGACGGCTGGGGATCGTGGAGGGCGACTCGGTCGAGATCGCGTCCCGGCGCGGCCGGGCCGTGCTGCCGGCCGTGGTGACCGACCGGGTGCGGCCGGGGTGCTGCTTCGCGCCGTTCCACTGGAATGACCTCTTCGGGGAGTACCTGAGTATCAATGCGGTGACCAGCGACGCCTTCGATCCGATCTCCTTCCAGCCCGAGTTCAAGGTGTGCGCGGTGACACTGGCGAAGGTGGCCGCACCGGCAGCCGTGACTCCGTCGACCCCCGACATCCCGGTCGCGGAGCCGGCGGTGATCGTGCCGACCACCGTCCAGCCCGGCGCGGCCTCGGTCTTCGGGCTTGAGAGCACGCCACCGCCTGTGCTCGCCGAGCACGAACGCCAGTACCTGGTCGGCTTCCTGGCCGGACTGGGATCAGGCGCGCCCGGCGTTCCCGTGCTGCCGGCCGGTTCGCCGTTCAGCAAGGAGCACGCGCGGTGGGTGAACGGCGTTCTCGCCGGCATGTACTCGCGTGCCCCGCAGACCGAAGAGCCGACGGGGCAAGCCACTTCCCAGGGCCGTGAGGTGATCGTGCTGTGGGCCTCGCAGACCGGCAATGCCGAGGAGTTCGCGGCGGCCACCGCCGACCGGCTGACCGCAACCGGACACCGTGCCGCGCTCATCGGCATGGACGACACGGACCCCGGGTCCCTCCCTCCCGCCGCCGACCTGCTGTTGATCACCAGCACCTTCGGTGACGGCGACGCACCCGACAACGGATCCGGGTTCTGGGACGCCCTGACAGCTGCCGACACACCGCGCATGGACGGCAGGCGGTACGCGATCCTGGCCTTCGGAGACTCCTCGTACGACGACTTCTGCGGTCACGGACGCCGCCTGGACCAGCGGCTGGACGAGCTGGGGGCCGTACGCCTGCTCCCGCGCACCGACTGCGAACCCGACTACGAGCCCTCGGCCCAGGCATGGCTCGACCGGATCCTCACCAACCTCACCGCACAGCCGGGGACCGGCCCCGCTGCCGCCCCGCCTGCCGCACCCGTCCGCAGCGCCAAGCCGGCCCCCGTCGCTGCCCGGCTGACCGGCAATCGGCTCCTCAGCCTCCCCGGAGCGGGCAAGGAGGTCCGCCGGTTCACCTTCGACATCTCGGAAAGCGGGACTCCGCTCGCCTACGAGGCCGGTGACGCTCTCGGCGTGCACCCCGTCAACTGCCCTGATCTCGTCACCGAATGGCTGGCCGTCACCGGTCTTGACCCTGCCGCCGCCGTCGACATCGCCGGTATCGGCGAAGTCTCCCTGACCGACGCCTTGCGCCGGCACCTGGACATCACCAAGCTCAGCCCCGCCCTGCTGGGCTTCGTCACCGAGCGCACCGGCGACCGTGAGCTGAAGAAGCTGCTGCGCCCCGACAACAGAGGCGAACTCGCCCAGTGGTCCTGGGGCCGCCAAGCCGTCGACGTCATCACCGAACACCCCGTCCGTGCCACCCCGCAGGAGTGGACCGGCGTCCTCACCCGCCTGCTACCCCGCCTGTATTCCATATCGTCCAGCCCGCTCACCGACCCCCACCAGGTGTCGCTGACCGTCTCCGTGGTCCGGTACGAGAGCCTGAACGGCCGCCCCCGCAAGGGCGTGTGCTCGCCGTTCCTCGCCGACGCCGCCGCTGACACCCCGGTGCCGGTCTTCGTCCAGCGCTCCCCGCACTTCCGGCCTCCCGCCGATGCCGACACCCCCACGGTGATGGTCGGCCCCGGGACCGGAGTGGCTCCCTTCATCGGCTTCCTCGAGGAACGCCGGGCCCGTGGCCACCGAGGCCCCAACTGGCTCTTCTTCGGCGAACAGCACCGCGCCACCGACTTCTACTACGAGGACGAGCTGACCGCCTTCCTCGCCGACGGCATACTCACCCGCCTCGACACCGCTTTCTCGCGCGATCAGCGCGCCAAGATCTACGTCCAGGACCGGATGCGCGAACACGGTCCGCAGCTCTGGTCATGGCTCCAGGGCGGCGCACACTTCTACGTCTGCGGCGATGCCGCGAGGATGGCCAAGGACGTCGACCAGGCGCTGCGCGACATCGCCGTCGCCCACGGTGGTCTCGATCCGGACGCGGCGGCTCTGTACGTCAAGCAGCTCGCCGCCGACAAGCGGTATGTCCGCGACGTGTACTGA
- a CDS encoding metalloregulator ArsR/SmtB family transcription factor, with amino-acid sequence MGDATRKSALYDAFAHTGKALASGKRLELLDLLAQGERTVDALAKAAGLNLTTASAHLQTLKQAGLVATRREGVRIHYRLAGEDVAALCALLRQVAHTHQAGVETARAAYLGTGEAEGVGREELLERARAGEIVVLDVRPAEEYAAGHIPGALSIPVGELADRIAELPTDIEVVAYCRGEYCVLAHDAVRMLSARGRQAVRLADGMLEWRLAHLPVAIGAAV; translated from the coding sequence ATGGGAGATGCCACCCGCAAGTCGGCGCTGTACGACGCCTTCGCTCACACCGGTAAGGCTCTGGCCAGCGGAAAGCGTCTGGAACTGCTCGATCTGCTGGCGCAGGGCGAGCGCACCGTCGACGCCCTGGCGAAGGCGGCCGGTCTGAACCTGACCACCGCGTCCGCGCATCTGCAGACCCTCAAGCAGGCCGGACTGGTCGCCACCCGCCGCGAAGGCGTACGCATCCACTACCGACTGGCCGGGGAGGACGTCGCCGCCCTCTGTGCCCTGCTGCGCCAGGTCGCCCACACCCATCAGGCGGGCGTCGAGACTGCCCGCGCCGCCTACCTCGGCACCGGCGAGGCAGAAGGGGTGGGACGCGAGGAACTGCTGGAGCGCGCCCGGGCGGGCGAGATCGTCGTCCTCGACGTCCGCCCGGCCGAGGAGTACGCGGCCGGCCACATTCCCGGCGCCCTCTCCATCCCGGTGGGAGAACTCGCCGACCGGATTGCGGAGTTGCCCACCGACATCGAGGTCGTCGCCTATTGCCGCGGCGAGTACTGCGTCCTTGCCCACGACGCCGTACGGATGCTCAGCGCCCGCGGCCGGCAAGCGGTACGGCTGGCTGACGGGATGCTCGAGTGGCGCCTGGCCCATCTGCCGGTGGCCATCGGCGCCGCCGTTTGA